Proteins encoded in a region of the Flavobacterium sp. MDT1-60 genome:
- the ubiE gene encoding bifunctional demethylmenaquinone methyltransferase/2-methoxy-6-polyprenyl-1,4-benzoquinol methylase UbiE, which yields MSEKITPYKDSSLGKKEQVAQMFDNISGNYDNLNRVISFGIDIKWRKKVLKIVSDTNPKIILDIATGTGDLAILMAQTKAEKIIGLDISAGMLEVGKKKVEDKNLSNIIDLVLGDSENIPFEDNYFDAITVGFGVRNFENLEKGFSEILRVLKPGGVFVILETSVPDKTPYKQGYRFYSKNILPIIGKLFSKDNSAYGYLSESAAVFPYGEALNNILRKIGFIDVVAMPQTFGVATIYSASKK from the coding sequence ATGTCTGAAAAAATAACCCCATATAAAGACTCCTCTTTAGGAAAAAAAGAGCAGGTTGCCCAAATGTTTGATAACATCTCTGGGAACTATGACAATTTGAATCGCGTAATTTCATTTGGAATCGATATTAAATGGCGAAAAAAAGTATTAAAAATCGTATCGGACACTAATCCGAAAATAATTCTTGATATCGCAACAGGAACGGGCGATTTAGCTATTTTAATGGCTCAGACTAAGGCTGAAAAAATCATTGGTTTGGATATTTCTGCAGGAATGCTTGAAGTTGGTAAAAAGAAAGTTGAAGATAAAAACCTTTCTAATATTATAGATTTAGTTTTAGGTGATTCTGAAAATATTCCTTTTGAAGACAATTACTTTGATGCCATTACCGTTGGTTTTGGAGTACGAAATTTTGAAAACCTGGAAAAAGGTTTTTCTGAGATCTTAAGAGTTTTAAAACCAGGCGGCGTATTTGTTATTTTAGAAACTTCAGTTCCGGATAAAACTCCATATAAACAAGGTTATAGGTTTTACAGCAAAAATATACTTCCAATAATCGGAAAATTATTTTCAAAAGATAATTCGGCTTATGGCTATTTATCAGAATCCGCAGCCGTTTTTCCTTACGGAGAGGCCTTAAACAATATTTTGAGAAAAATTGGGTTTATAGATGTTGTGGCAATGCCTCAAACTTTTGGAGTTGCAACCATTTATTCTGCTTCTAAAAAATAG
- a CDS encoding dihydrofolate reductase has translation MIIMIAAVAENNALGKNNELVWHLPNDFKRFKSLTTNHHIIMGRKTFESFPKPLPNRVHVVITRQKDYNPEGCIVVDSIEKAITVCPENEDSYIIGGGEIYNLGMEHADILEITKVHHSFDADAYFPEIDKTDWQLVESEENFRDEKHLYDYTYETYIRR, from the coding sequence ATGATTATAATGATAGCGGCCGTTGCAGAAAATAATGCTCTTGGAAAAAATAATGAGTTAGTATGGCATTTGCCAAATGATTTCAAAAGATTCAAATCGCTCACAACGAATCATCATATTATTATGGGAAGAAAAACTTTTGAAAGCTTCCCAAAACCATTACCAAACAGAGTTCATGTTGTAATAACACGACAAAAAGATTACAATCCGGAAGGCTGTATTGTCGTTGATAGTATAGAAAAAGCGATTACTGTTTGTCCTGAAAATGAAGATTCATACATCATTGGCGGAGGCGAAATTTACAATTTAGGAATGGAGCATGCAGATATATTAGAAATAACTAAAGTACATCATAGTTTTGATGCCGATGCGTATTTTCCTGAAATTGATAAAACCGACTGGCAATTAGTTGAATCTGAAGAAAATTTTAGAGACGAAAAACATCTTTATGATTATACTTACGAAACTTACATTCGACGATAA
- a CDS encoding porin family protein — translation MKKTVILLLLVLSTKGYSQFAKSMFSKDPIINLENWQKQRLYFGYFLGFNSFDFKFDYKNPGPDIQVKKTTGFNVGVVADLRLQEYINLRFEPGLYYTKRDLYYPNMASEQDYLREVNSTYIHFPLLLKFSALRTGNIRPYLVGGMSTTLNLSSNSKSQDDNFEGKFRVKPWTAAYELGFGIDIFSEYFIFSPSIRGVFGITDELIRDNPAKGPSPWTDNIDSMKSRAILINFTFH, via the coding sequence ATGAAAAAAACAGTAATCTTACTTTTATTAGTCTTATCGACAAAAGGATATTCGCAATTTGCTAAAAGTATGTTTAGCAAAGATCCTATAATCAATCTTGAAAACTGGCAAAAACAACGCCTGTATTTTGGTTATTTTTTAGGTTTTAATAGTTTTGATTTTAAATTTGACTACAAAAATCCCGGTCCTGATATTCAGGTAAAAAAGACTACTGGTTTTAATGTCGGCGTTGTTGCCGATTTAAGACTGCAGGAATATATTAATTTACGTTTTGAACCAGGTTTGTACTATACAAAACGTGATCTGTATTATCCAAATATGGCTTCGGAACAAGATTATTTAAGAGAAGTAAACAGCACCTATATCCACTTTCCTTTGTTATTGAAATTCTCAGCCTTAAGAACTGGGAACATTCGTCCCTATTTAGTAGGTGGAATGTCGACTACATTAAATTTATCAAGCAATTCAAAATCGCAAGATGATAATTTTGAAGGAAAATTCAGAGTAAAGCCCTGGACTGCAGCCTACGAGCTAGGTTTTGGAATTGATATCTTCTCGGAATATTTTATTTTCTCTCCTTCGATCAGAGGTGTGTTTGGAATTACGGATGAATTAATTCGTGATAACCCTGCAAAAGGACCTAGTCCCTGGACAGATAATATCGATTCTATGAAATCGCGAGCAATTTTAATTAATTTCACTTTTCATTAA
- a CDS encoding isoamylase early set domain-containing protein, with protein MSLKKQFIKTKPVCKVTFSVEAKDANSAAVVGDFNNWNPEEGTLSKLKNGTFKATYDLVKDAIYEFKYVIDGLYVNDPEADSYKWNDFAGSENSVLVV; from the coding sequence ATGTCTTTAAAGAAACAATTTATCAAAACAAAACCAGTGTGTAAAGTTACATTTTCTGTGGAGGCTAAAGATGCAAATTCAGCTGCTGTAGTAGGAGATTTTAACAATTGGAATCCGGAAGAAGGAACTTTGAGTAAGTTAAAAAACGGAACTTTTAAAGCAACTTATGACTTAGTGAAAGATGCTATTTATGAGTTCAAATATGTAATTGACGGATTATATGTAAATGATCCTGAAGCTGATTCTTATAAATGGAATGATTTTGCAGGAAGTGAAAATAGTGTTTTAGTTGTATAA
- a CDS encoding electron transfer flavoprotein subunit beta/FixA family protein → MKILVCISHVPDTTSKINFSNGDSEFDTNGVQYVINPNDEFGLTRAIWFQEQQGATVTVVNVGGSDTEPTLRKALAIGANEAIRVNANPTDGFFVAKQLAEVIKNGGYDLVIAGKESLDYNGGMVPGMIAGILGSNFLNSCTSLTVEGSNVKAVREIDGGKETVSTTLPLIIGGQKGLVEEKDLRIPNMRGIMTARTKALTILEPVDAPVNTKAVKFEKPAPKSAVKLVSPDNLDELVNLLHNEAKVI, encoded by the coding sequence ATGAAAATATTAGTTTGCATCAGCCATGTACCTGATACTACTTCAAAAATTAACTTCTCCAATGGTGATTCAGAATTCGATACCAATGGTGTGCAATATGTAATTAATCCTAATGATGAGTTTGGTTTAACACGTGCAATTTGGTTTCAGGAACAACAAGGAGCAACTGTAACCGTTGTTAATGTTGGAGGTTCTGATACAGAGCCAACTTTGCGTAAAGCATTGGCAATTGGCGCAAACGAAGCTATTCGTGTAAACGCTAATCCAACTGATGGTTTTTTCGTTGCAAAACAATTAGCTGAAGTAATTAAAAATGGGGGTTACGATTTAGTAATTGCAGGAAAAGAATCTTTAGATTATAATGGTGGAATGGTTCCTGGAATGATTGCAGGAATTTTAGGTTCTAACTTTTTAAACTCTTGTACTTCATTAACAGTTGAAGGAAGCAATGTAAAAGCAGTTCGTGAAATAGATGGTGGAAAAGAAACTGTAAGCACTACCCTACCTTTAATTATTGGAGGTCAAAAAGGCCTTGTTGAAGAAAAAGATTTGCGTATTCCGAACATGAGAGGAATTATGACTGCAAGAACAAAAGCCTTAACTATTCTTGAACCAGTTGATGCTCCTGTAAATACAAAAGCAGTGAAATTTGAAAAACCAGCTCCTAAATCAGCAGTGAAATTAGTTTCTCCTGATAATTTAGATGAGTTAGTTAATTTATTACACAACGAGGCGAAGGTAATCTAG
- a CDS encoding 2TM domain-containing protein: MEKEVHEQYEYARRRLRQKKILYFHFVLFLLGSLFLFIANRFFDFGANTDQNWCIWGITIWFFIFILHFIKVYITDRFMNKKWEREQIDRLVALQQKRISQLESRVNEDTDNKI; the protein is encoded by the coding sequence ATGGAAAAAGAAGTGCACGAACAATACGAATACGCCCGAAGAAGACTTAGGCAGAAAAAAATCCTATATTTTCATTTTGTGCTTTTTCTTTTAGGCAGCTTATTTTTATTTATTGCGAACAGATTTTTTGATTTTGGAGCTAACACAGATCAAAATTGGTGTATTTGGGGCATTACAATTTGGTTTTTTATCTTCATTTTACATTTTATAAAAGTCTACATCACAGACCGTTTCATGAATAAAAAATGGGAAAGAGAACAAATTGACAGACTTGTTGCTTTACAGCAAAAAAGAATCAGTCAATTAGAGTCCAGAGTAAATGAGGATACCGATAATAAAATTTAG
- a CDS encoding DUF5686 family protein, with amino-acid sequence MKKIILLSLFFVFALANIVTAQTKVSGIVLDKLNQPIPFANIVFKGSNTGIVSNEDGRFYLESPNTYTALLVTSAGFSDKEIPLEKAVNYNFKIVLGEAEALNEVVIFTGKTSKKNNPALDILRKIWERKRKNGLYQFNQYEMQKYEKVEFDMNTIDSAFMKNKLFKGMEFVFDHVDTSDVTGKTYLPIFINESVYDVYGDNKLKKVKENIKGSKTSGFNGNQQILSFVKDLYSDYNIYDNHLTFFDKSFTSPLSKTGIDVYNYVLKDSAYIDKKWCYNIVFYPRRKNELTFKGDFWVNDTTFAIKKINMGVTKSANINWVKDIYIEQEFDVENDSVFLLTRDYMMSDFALNKKEKSKGVYGKRTTLYRNHKFNIQKPEKFYKEEVNYIDNAVYDRPDEFWDENRFEKLNKDEQGIYKMLDTLQTVKRFKQIYSLVSILGSGYVEFKNFDYGPIFSTFGYNEVEGLRVRVGGRTYFGPNDPWRIQAYTAYGFDDSKFKYGVSGKWMVDKKKRFIISGGNRRDIEQIGASLTTTNDILGRSFASSALFTTGSNGKLTNINLSNISFEMEPMKNFVVQAGLSYRTLESASPTFSLDYYTTLPSPSNPAGVVASAVTQSEANIQFEFMPNRKTIGFGVERDLVDSPFSHFFVNFSYGLKGVFNSDFAYEKIQIYYKQPIIIGALGRSNVILETGKTFGTIPLGLMSVIPGNQTYFTIENTFSNLNFYEFITDQYTTLQWNHDFGGRLFARIPFMRKLNWREFVGVKGVYGTISDANRAINASDQPYNAPENVYWEYNAGIGNIFKVFRIDFSWRGSYLNAPDANKFAVKGSFGFYF; translated from the coding sequence ATGAAGAAAATAATTTTACTCAGCCTGTTTTTTGTATTTGCACTTGCGAATATAGTTACTGCACAAACTAAAGTGAGCGGAATTGTTTTGGACAAACTGAATCAGCCTATTCCGTTTGCAAATATTGTTTTTAAAGGTTCAAACACAGGAATAGTTTCCAATGAAGATGGTCGTTTTTATTTGGAATCACCCAATACTTATACCGCTTTATTAGTTACATCTGCTGGATTTTCGGATAAGGAAATTCCACTAGAAAAAGCTGTAAATTATAATTTTAAAATAGTTTTAGGCGAAGCCGAAGCTTTAAACGAAGTTGTAATTTTTACCGGAAAAACATCTAAAAAGAATAACCCGGCATTAGATATTTTGAGGAAAATTTGGGAAAGAAAGCGTAAAAACGGTTTGTACCAATTCAATCAATATGAAATGCAGAAGTACGAAAAAGTCGAGTTTGATATGAACACGATCGATAGTGCTTTTATGAAAAATAAACTCTTCAAAGGAATGGAGTTTGTGTTTGATCATGTGGATACTTCTGATGTTACCGGAAAAACATATCTGCCAATCTTTATCAATGAATCAGTTTATGACGTTTATGGCGACAATAAACTGAAGAAAGTAAAAGAGAATATTAAAGGAAGTAAAACCTCTGGTTTCAATGGAAATCAACAGATTTTATCTTTTGTAAAAGATCTTTATTCGGATTATAATATTTACGACAATCACCTTACATTTTTTGATAAAAGTTTTACAAGTCCGCTTTCAAAAACTGGAATTGACGTCTATAACTATGTCTTAAAAGACAGCGCTTATATCGATAAAAAATGGTGTTATAATATTGTTTTTTATCCAAGACGTAAAAATGAGTTGACTTTTAAAGGAGATTTCTGGGTAAACGATACCACTTTTGCTATCAAGAAAATTAATATGGGTGTTACTAAAAGCGCCAATATTAACTGGGTAAAAGATATTTACATCGAACAGGAATTTGATGTAGAAAATGACTCTGTCTTCCTTTTAACACGAGATTATATGATGTCTGATTTTGCCTTGAATAAAAAGGAAAAATCAAAAGGGGTTTATGGAAAACGAACCACTTTATATCGAAATCATAAATTCAACATTCAGAAACCCGAGAAGTTTTATAAAGAAGAGGTCAATTATATAGACAATGCCGTTTACGATCGGCCTGATGAATTTTGGGACGAAAATCGTTTCGAGAAATTAAATAAGGACGAACAGGGTATTTACAAAATGTTAGATACTTTACAAACCGTCAAACGATTTAAGCAAATTTATAGTTTAGTTTCTATTTTAGGAAGCGGTTATGTCGAGTTTAAAAACTTTGATTATGGCCCAATTTTCTCCACATTTGGATACAACGAAGTCGAAGGGTTAAGAGTACGTGTAGGTGGACGAACCTATTTTGGACCAAATGATCCGTGGCGTATACAAGCTTATACGGCCTATGGTTTTGATGATAGTAAATTTAAATATGGTGTTTCTGGAAAATGGATGGTTGATAAGAAAAAACGATTCATCATTTCCGGAGGAAACAGGCGGGACATTGAACAAATTGGTGCGAGCTTAACCACAACAAACGATATTTTAGGCCGAAGTTTTGCTTCTTCTGCGCTTTTCACAACGGGAAGTAACGGGAAATTAACCAATATTAATTTGAGTAACATTTCATTTGAAATGGAACCCATGAAAAATTTCGTTGTTCAGGCAGGACTTTCTTATAGAACTTTAGAATCGGCTTCACCTACTTTTAGTCTGGATTATTATACCACTTTGCCAAGTCCTTCAAATCCTGCAGGAGTTGTTGCAAGTGCGGTAACACAATCTGAAGCTAATATTCAATTTGAATTTATGCCAAATCGTAAAACTATTGGTTTTGGAGTAGAACGTGACCTTGTTGATAGTCCGTTTAGTCATTTCTTTGTGAACTTTAGTTATGGTTTAAAAGGAGTTTTTAATAGTGATTTTGCTTATGAAAAAATACAGATTTACTATAAACAACCTATTATTATTGGTGCTCTGGGAAGATCGAATGTTATTTTGGAAACAGGAAAAACTTTTGGTACAATTCCGTTAGGATTAATGAGTGTAATTCCGGGTAACCAGACTTATTTCACAATTGAAAACACGTTCAGTAACTTGAATTTCTACGAATTCATTACAGATCAATATACTACTTTGCAATGGAATCATGATTTTGGAGGAAGATTATTCGCCAGAATTCCATTTATGAGAAAATTGAACTGGAGAGAGTTTGTTGGTGTAAAAGGAGTTTACGGAACTATTTCAGACGCAAACAGAGCTATCAATGCTTCAGATCAGCCTTATAATGCACCGGAAAATGTATATTGGGAATATAATGCCGGAATCGGAAATATCTTCAAAGTGTTTAGAATCGATTTCTCCTGGAGAGGAAGTTATTTAAATGCTCCGGATGCTAATAAATTTGCAGTAAAGGGATCTTTTGGATTCTATTTCTAA
- a CDS encoding DNA-3-methyladenine glycosylase codes for MQEAIDFLSTKNPIFQEIIEKYGLPPIPKRPQGFETLVLLILEQQVSIDSAKATFLKIKSYTTCNPENMSILSDEEFRSLGVSRQKTKYIKILAEAVLNKELDIESLALKSAKQVREELIKLKGIGNWTIDIYLMFCLQEPDLIPLGDIAVVNTIKELLDIHDKNEMEIHAEQWSPYRSYATYLLWHYYLNKRNRKITY; via the coding sequence ATGCAAGAAGCAATCGATTTTCTATCAACTAAAAATCCAATATTTCAGGAAATTATTGAGAAATATGGTTTACCTCCAATTCCGAAACGCCCTCAGGGTTTTGAAACTTTGGTATTGTTAATTCTTGAACAGCAAGTCTCTATAGATTCGGCGAAAGCCACATTTTTAAAAATAAAATCTTATACAACTTGCAATCCTGAAAATATGTCGATTTTATCAGATGAAGAATTTCGATCTTTAGGTGTAAGCCGTCAAAAAACAAAATATATCAAAATTTTGGCTGAGGCAGTATTAAATAAAGAACTAGATATAGAAAGTTTAGCTTTAAAATCTGCAAAACAAGTTCGGGAAGAACTTATAAAATTAAAAGGAATTGGCAATTGGACAATCGATATTTATTTAATGTTTTGTTTGCAGGAACCGGATTTGATTCCACTGGGAGATATTGCAGTGGTTAATACAATCAAAGAATTGCTGGATATTCACGACAAAAATGAAATGGAAATTCATGCTGAACAATGGAGTCCGTATCGCTCTTATGCGACCTATTTACTCTGGCATTATTATTTAAATAAACGAAATCGCAAGATTACTTATTAA
- a CDS encoding electron transfer flavoprotein subunit alpha/FixB family protein, whose protein sequence is MSILIYAESAEGKFKKVAFELASYAKKVAESLGTTVTALTVNTSDVSELSKYGVDKVLKVSNDKLAGFTAKAYADVIKQAAEKEGTKLVLLSSTTDSIYLSSLVAVALNAGFASNVVGLPVSTSPFQVKRNAFSNKAFNITEISTDVKVLGLAKNSYGIFESAGSATEEDFNPSIGDNDFGVKVESVEKVTGKVSIADADVVVSGGRGLKGPENWGLIEDLAAVLGAATACSKPVSDLGWRPHSEHVGQTGKPVATNLYIAVGISGAIQHIAGINSSKVKVVINSDPEAPFFKVADYGVVGDAFEIVPKLIEKLKAFKAQHS, encoded by the coding sequence ATGTCAATATTAATATATGCAGAATCTGCAGAAGGAAAATTTAAAAAAGTTGCTTTTGAATTAGCTTCTTACGCTAAAAAAGTAGCAGAATCATTAGGAACAACCGTAACGGCTTTGACTGTAAATACGAGCGACGTAAGCGAATTGTCAAAATACGGAGTTGATAAAGTTCTAAAAGTAAGCAACGATAAATTAGCAGGCTTTACAGCTAAGGCTTACGCCGATGTTATAAAACAGGCTGCTGAAAAAGAAGGGACAAAATTAGTATTGCTTTCTTCTACAACAGACAGTATTTACCTTTCATCATTAGTGGCAGTGGCGCTAAATGCAGGTTTTGCTTCAAATGTTGTTGGATTACCAGTTAGTACTTCACCTTTTCAGGTAAAGAGAAATGCTTTCTCAAACAAAGCTTTCAACATTACTGAAATCAGTACAGATGTAAAAGTTCTTGGTTTAGCTAAAAACTCTTACGGAATTTTTGAAAGTGCAGGATCTGCAACTGAAGAAGACTTCAACCCATCTATTGGAGACAATGATTTTGGTGTAAAAGTAGAATCTGTAGAAAAAGTAACCGGAAAAGTATCTATCGCTGATGCTGATGTAGTAGTTTCTGGAGGACGTGGATTAAAAGGTCCGGAAAACTGGGGATTAATCGAAGATTTAGCGGCTGTATTAGGTGCTGCAACAGCATGTTCTAAACCCGTTTCTGATTTAGGATGGAGACCTCACAGCGAGCACGTTGGACAAACAGGAAAACCAGTTGCAACAAATTTATATATTGCAGTTGGAATTTCAGGAGCGATTCAGCATATTGCCGGAATCAATTCGTCAAAAGTAAAAGTAGTAATCAATAGCGATCCTGAAGCACCTTTCTTTAAAGTTGCTGATTATGGTGTTGTTGGAGATGCATTCGAAATTGTACCAAAATTAATTGAGAAATTAAAAGCTTTTAAAGCACAACATTCTTAA
- a CDS encoding inorganic diphosphatase, which produces MTADKLTTFDVLIEIPRGSRNKYEYDFEIKRMRFDRMLFSSMMYPADYGFIPETLALDGDPLDVLVLINEPTFPGCVIEVKPIGVFHMADDKGPDEKIICVPVSDPIWNSLNDLSDINGHLLKEIEHFFQVYKDLENKKVDVEGWGDVNEAFAIIAECTKRFEDIENKPEGLFSIK; this is translated from the coding sequence ATGACCGCAGACAAACTAACGACTTTCGATGTATTAATCGAAATACCAAGAGGAAGCAGAAATAAATACGAATACGATTTTGAAATCAAAAGAATGCGTTTTGACAGAATGTTATTCTCTTCAATGATGTACCCGGCTGATTACGGATTTATTCCGGAAACTTTAGCTCTTGACGGTGACCCTCTTGATGTATTGGTTTTGATAAATGAACCAACTTTTCCTGGATGTGTTATAGAAGTAAAGCCAATTGGTGTTTTTCACATGGCAGATGATAAAGGACCAGACGAAAAAATCATTTGTGTACCAGTTTCAGATCCAATCTGGAATTCATTAAATGACCTTTCAGATATTAACGGACACCTATTGAAAGAAATCGAGCATTTCTTCCAGGTTTACAAAGACCTTGAAAACAAAAAAGTTGATGTTGAAGGTTGGGGAGACGTAAACGAAGCATTTGCAATTATTGCGGAGTGTACTAAGCGTTTTGAGGATATCGAAAATAAACCAGAGGGATTATTTAGTATTAAATAA
- a CDS encoding thymidylate synthase — protein sequence MKQYLDLVKHVLETGCQKGDRTGTGTKSVFGYQMRFDLSEGFPMVTTKKLHLKSIIYELLWFLKGDTNIKYLQENGVKIWDAWADSNGDLGPVYGHQWRNWNSEEIDQISELITELKTNPNSRRMLVSAWNPSVLPDTKKSFEENVANNKAALPPCHAFFQFYVSSPDIEKGETKGKLSCQLYQRSADIFLGVPFNIASYALLTMMIAQVCDLDAGEFIHTFGDAHIYNNHIEQLELQLSREPKSLPKMILNPEIKNIFDFDYNDFTLLDYEPHAGIKGSVAV from the coding sequence ATGAAGCAGTACTTAGATTTAGTAAAACATGTTTTAGAAACCGGTTGCCAAAAAGGAGACCGAACAGGAACAGGAACAAAAAGTGTTTTTGGTTACCAAATGCGTTTTGATTTAAGTGAAGGTTTCCCAATGGTTACGACCAAAAAATTACACTTAAAATCTATCATTTACGAATTGCTTTGGTTCTTAAAAGGCGACACCAATATTAAATATCTTCAGGAAAACGGAGTAAAAATATGGGATGCGTGGGCAGATTCAAATGGAGATTTAGGACCCGTTTACGGGCATCAATGGCGTAATTGGAACAGCGAAGAAATTGATCAGATCTCTGAGTTGATTACAGAACTAAAAACAAACCCAAATAGTCGCCGAATGTTGGTTTCAGCCTGGAACCCATCTGTTTTACCAGACACGAAAAAATCATTTGAAGAAAACGTTGCCAACAACAAGGCAGCTTTACCTCCTTGTCATGCCTTTTTTCAGTTTTATGTTTCAAGTCCCGATATTGAAAAAGGTGAGACAAAAGGCAAACTTTCTTGTCAGTTATACCAACGAAGTGCTGATATATTTTTAGGAGTTCCTTTTAATATAGCTTCTTATGCATTGCTAACTATGATGATCGCCCAGGTTTGTGATTTAGACGCAGGCGAATTCATTCACACTTTTGGAGACGCACATATTTACAACAATCACATCGAGCAATTAGAGCTGCAATTAAGCCGAGAGCCAAAATCATTGCCAAAAATGATTTTAAATCCAGAGATCAAAAATATTTTTGATTTTGATTATAACGACTTTACACTTTTAGACTATGAACCACATGCTGGCATAAAAGGAAGTGTTGCTGTATAA
- a CDS encoding bifunctional nuclease family protein → MSLVKLSIKGISYSQTQNGAYALILNEVDGERKLPIVIGAFEAQSIAIALEKEIKPPRPLTHDLFKNFAERFDIVVKQVIIHKLVDGVFYSSLICERDKIEEIIDARTSDAIALALRFNAPIFTYKNILDKAGIYLKSNTADTDSGAQEIDDVLSNPETFGHEKESNQSGDVYAKHTLQELNELLDQAVSQEDYEKAAKIRDEISKR, encoded by the coding sequence ATGAGTCTAGTAAAATTGTCCATAAAAGGAATTTCATACAGTCAAACTCAAAATGGAGCTTATGCCCTAATTTTGAATGAAGTTGATGGCGAAAGAAAATTACCAATTGTTATTGGAGCTTTTGAGGCCCAATCGATTGCTATTGCCTTAGAAAAAGAAATAAAACCTCCTCGCCCATTAACACATGATCTATTCAAAAACTTCGCTGAAAGATTTGATATTGTTGTAAAACAAGTGATCATTCACAAATTGGTTGATGGTGTTTTTTATTCAAGCTTAATCTGCGAGAGAGATAAAATAGAAGAAATTATTGACGCCAGAACTTCTGACGCAATCGCATTGGCGCTGCGTTTTAACGCTCCGATTTTCACTTATAAAAACATTTTGGATAAAGCGGGAATTTATTTAAAATCGAATACTGCGGACACCGATTCTGGTGCTCAGGAAATTGACGACGTACTTTCTAATCCGGAGACTTTTGGTCATGAAAAAGAAAGCAACCAATCTGGTGATGTCTATGCAAAACATACTTTACAGGAACTAAACGAGCTTTTAGATCAGGCCGTTTCTCAGGAAGATTATGAAAAAGCAGCAAAAATTAGAGACGAAATTTCGAAAAGATAA
- a CDS encoding pyruvate dehydrogenase complex E1 component subunit beta, which translates to MRTIQFREAICEAMSEEMRHDESIYLMGEEVAEYNGAYKASKGMLAEFGEKRVIDTPIAELGFTGIAVGSAMNGCRPIVEYMTFNFCLVGIDQIINNAAKMRQMTGGQFNVPIVFRGPTASAGQLGATHSQALENWFANTPGLKVVVPSTPYDAKGLLKSAIRDNDPVIFMESEQMYGDKGEVPDGEYTIPLGVADVKREGTDVTIVSFGKIIKEAFIAADELAKEGISCEIIDLRTVRPMDNEAILKSVKKTNRLVILEEAWPFASISSEITYIVQEQAFDFLDAPIQRITTADTPAPYSPVLLKDWLPNAADVVKAVKKVMYK; encoded by the coding sequence ATGAGAACAATACAATTTAGAGAGGCCATTTGTGAAGCGATGAGCGAAGAAATGCGTCACGATGAATCCATATATTTAATGGGCGAAGAAGTTGCAGAATACAACGGAGCATACAAAGCTTCAAAAGGTATGCTTGCTGAGTTTGGCGAAAAAAGAGTAATTGATACTCCAATTGCTGAGCTTGGTTTTACAGGAATTGCAGTAGGATCAGCTATGAATGGTTGCCGTCCTATCGTTGAATATATGACTTTCAACTTCTGTTTAGTTGGTATTGATCAAATTATAAATAACGCTGCTAAAATGCGTCAAATGACAGGAGGACAATTTAATGTACCTATCGTTTTTCGTGGACCAACTGCTTCTGCAGGTCAATTAGGAGCTACTCACTCTCAGGCTTTAGAGAACTGGTTTGCAAATACTCCGGGTCTTAAAGTTGTTGTGCCTTCTACTCCTTATGATGCAAAAGGACTTTTGAAATCTGCTATTCGTGATAATGATCCTGTAATTTTTATGGAATCTGAGCAAATGTATGGTGATAAAGGTGAAGTACCAGACGGAGAATATACAATTCCATTAGGAGTTGCTGATGTTAAACGTGAAGGAACAGATGTTACTATCGTTTCTTTTGGAAAAATCATCAAAGAAGCTTTTATTGCTGCTGATGAATTAGCTAAAGAAGGAATTTCATGTGAAATTATCGATTTAAGAACAGTTCGTCCGATGGATAACGAGGCGATCTTAAAATCAGTTAAAAAAACAAATCGTTTAGTAATTTTAGAAGAAGCGTGGCCATTTGCAAGTATTTCATCTGAAATCACATATATCGTTCAGGAACAAGCTTTTGATTTTCTTGATGCGCCAATTCAACGTATTACAACTGCAGATACTCCTGCGCCTTACTCTCCTGTTTTACTAAAAGACTGGTTGCCAAACGCAGCTGATGTAGTAAAAGCAGTAAAGAAAGTAATGTACAAATAA